The Gammaproteobacteria bacterium nucleotide sequence CTGTAGTCGAAGACGCGGGCGCTGCCGTACGAGTAGTCGGAGAGCTCGCGGGCGCGCTTGCGTCGGTTCTCGACCTCGTAGTCGATGCTCTCCCGTGTGAAACCGGCGAAGGTGTCGACGAACACGACCGTCCGGGGATCACCGGTAGTTCGCAGATGCTCCAGGAGAAAAACCGAGGTGTCTCCCCGCGCCACTCCGATCTCCACGATCGCGCTTCCGGTGCCACGGGTAGCGTCGATCAGCCCGATCATTGCCGCGAGCTCGCCCGGGTCCACCCAGTAGCGGTATTCGGGAAGCATCGCGTTGCGCAGACCGGGCAGCCGGTAGACGATGCGCTTGATCATGGTCATGAGCCCGCGCGCCCGCCGGTTCAGAACGCGCACCAGGGAAATCGATGCGCCCACACCGGGGCTCCGTGGCACCCGTGGCATCGTTGGGGTCGGGGAGGGGGGCATGGTCCGGGGACTGGAGATCGATTGGAGGCTCGGCGGTGT carries:
- a CDS encoding class I SAM-dependent methyltransferase; translation: MGASISLVRVLNRRARGLMTMIKRIVYRLPGLRNAMLPEYRYWVDPGELAAMIGLIDATRGTGSAIVEIGVARGDTSVFLLEHLRTTGDPRTVVFVDTFAGFTRESIDYEVENRRKRARELSDYSYGSARVFDYSLARLGYSNYRIIESDCSKVNWDEIGPIGAVFLDVDLYLPTAVTLEALWPRIVPGGGIVLDDCVEPAWCDGALQAYREFIDRHDLPFVRVGGKGALLRKPGGEAGA